Proteins co-encoded in one Lates calcarifer isolate ASB-BC8 linkage group LG17, TLL_Latcal_v3, whole genome shotgun sequence genomic window:
- the brinp3a.1 gene encoding LOW QUALITY PROTEIN: BMP/retinoic acid-inducible neural-specific protein 3 (The sequence of the model RefSeq protein was modified relative to this genomic sequence to represent the inferred CDS: deleted 1 base in 1 codon), producing MSGPCISIRLTALMFLWKWLTLSLLQSWVSVGAGAADHAGAGFSGSTGPLGWLLSDKGPFQHSQEFVDFSERYQQGFTTKYKIYREFGRWKVNSLALERQENNGFSLPLDPDFLQTIRQLGRRPSLNAITDNIIRKYGTHFLLSATLGGEESLMIFVDKRKLSRTTEVSESNGTAVTLEALHQLAASYFIDRESTLHKLHHIQIASTAIKVTETRTGPLGCSNYDNLDSVSSVLVQSPENKIHLQGLQAILPEYLRARFVQAALSYIGCNEEGQFVCRDNDCWCQCSVDYPQCNCPEVDLRAMEASLLQIRDSWQMANQDFEESDEFQNFVRRLPTFYALNTSAIQYFWTMEPTVHQRYKQLELNTQQLLSKARRIVNKLFTLSKRCRTQPKIIMLRERPFSYWLNYILSIMYCSENNHIGSYVEETRSCSCPYEHPPCQGVIPCVVGEGTSCASCSYENRSRCATCNHGYMLSQGVCRNEVPDSTDHYIGFETDLQDLELRYLLQKRDNRISIHGIFVSNDVRLNNWFDPSWRKRMLLTLKSNKYKSNHVHMLLGMSLQICLTKNSTLDPMLSVYINPFGGSHSESWIMPIDQNNYPDWERTKLDLPYDCYNWTLTLGNKWKTFFETVHFYLRSRIRGPSTNGNGTVYYEPLEYLEPGRNLGYMKINSIQVYGYSMHFDPEAIQDLILQLDYPYTQGSQDSALLQLLEIRDRVNRLSPPGAQPLDLFSCLLRHRLKLSTTDVARIQAALQTFTAKQPNSMEYETTKLCS from the exons ATGAGTGGCCCGTGCATCTCCATTAGACTGACGGCCCTCATGTTTCTATGGAAGTGGTTAACACTAAGCCTGCTCCAGAGCTGGGTGTCAGTAGGGGCCGGGGCGGCCGACCACGCCGGGGCTGGCTTCAGTGGCTCCACCGGGCCCCTTGGCTGGCTCCTGTCGGACAAGGGTCCTTTTCAGCACTCACAGGAGTTTGTTGATTTCTCAGAACGCTACCAGCAAGGATTCACCACCAAGTACAAGATATACAG GGAGTTTGGCCGCTGGAAGGTGAACAGCTTGGCCCTGGAGAGACAAGAGAACAATGGCTTCTCGTTGCCGCTGGACCCCGATTTCCTCCAGACCATTAGGCAGCTGGGCAGGAGGCCGAGTCTCAACGCCATTACTGACAACATTATCAGGAAATACGGAACCCACTTCCTGCTCTCCGCTACACTGGGAG GGGAAGAGTCATTAATGATCTTTGTGGACAAGCGGAAGTTGAGTCGGACGACTGAAGTGAGTGAATCCAATGGCACAGCTGTGACTCTGGAAGCTCTGCACCAGCTGGCTGCCTCCTACTTCATCGACAGGGAGAGCACCCTGCACAAACTGCACCACATCCAGATCGCCTCTACTGCCATCAAG GTGACCGAAACAAGGACGGGCCCTCTTGGATGCAGTAACTATGACAACCTCGACTCTGTCAGCTCCGTTTTGGTTCAGAGCCCTGAAAACAAGATTCATTTGCAAG GCCTGCAGGCCATACTGCCAGAGTATCTGAGGGCCAGGTTCGTGCAGGCAGCTCTCAGCTACATCGGCTGTAATGAGGAGGGCCAGTTTGTGTGCAGAGACAATGACTGCTGGTGCCAGTGCAGC GTGGACTACCCACAGTGTAATTGCCCTGAGGTGGATCTGAGGGCTATGGAAGCCAGTTTACTGCAAATCCGAGATTCCTGGCAAATGGCCAACCAAGACTTTGAGGAgtcag ATGAGTTCCAGAACTTTGTTCGAAGGCTTCCCACATTCTACGCCCTGAACACGTCCGCCATCCAGTACTTCTGGACAATGGAGCCGACCGTTCACCAGCGCTACAAACAGCTGGAGCTCAACACCCAGCAGCTCCTGAGCAAAGCGCGACGCATCGTCAACAAGCTTTTCACCCTCAGCAAGAGGTGTCGAACTCAGCCCAAAATTATTATGCTGAGGGAGAG ACCCTTCAGCTACTGGCTGAACTACATCCTCTCTATCATGTACTGCAGCGAGAACAACCACATTGGCTCCTACGTGGAGGAGACCCGCAGCTGCTCCTGCCCATACGAGCACCCTCCCTGCCAGGGGGTGATTCCTTGCGTGGTGGGTGAGGGCACATCCTGTGCCTCCTGCTCCTATGAGAACCGCTCCCGCTGCGCCACCTGCAACCACGGTTACATGCTTAGCCAGGGCGTGTGCCGCAACGAGGTGCCCGACTCCACTGACCACTACATCGGTTTTGAGACAGACCTGCAGGACCTGGAGCTGCGTTACCTTCTGCAGAAACGTGACAACCGCATCAGCATCCACGGGATCTTTGTCAGTAATGACGTCAGGCTGAATAATTGGTTCGACCCGTCgtggaggaagaggatgctGCTGACTctgaaaagtaataaatatAAGTCAAACCATGTCCACATGCTCCTGGGGATGTCTCTACAGATCTGCCTTACCAAGAACAGCACTCTGGACCCCATGCTATCTGTCTATATCAATCCATTTGGGGGAAGCCATTCAGAGAGTTGGATCATGCCCATTGACCAGAACAACTACCCAGACTGGGAGAGGACTAAATTAGACCTTCCCTATGACTGTTACAATTGGACTTTGACTTTGGGCAACaagtggaaaacattttttgagaCAGTCCACTTCTATCTTCGGAGCCGGATCAGGGGGCCCTCCACTAACGGAAATGGAACTGTATATTATGAACCCTTGGAGTACCTAGAACCGGGGCGAAATCTAGGCTACATGAAGATCAACAGCATCCAGGTGTACGGCTATAGTAtgcactttgacccagaggcgATCCAGGATTTGATTTTACAGCTGGACTACCCATATACTCAGGGATCACAGGACTCTgccctgctgcagctgctggagatCCGGGATCGGGTCAACAGGCTTTCACCACCCGGAGCTCAGCCTCTGGACCTCTTCTCCTGTCTGCTACGGCACCGGCTCAAACTGTCCACCACAGACGTTGCCAGGATCCAGGCAGCACTGCAGACTTTCACTGCCAAGCAGCCCAATTCGATGGAATACGAAACAACCAAATTATGTAGCTAA